In Helicobacter mastomyrinus, a single genomic region encodes these proteins:
- a CDS encoding TonB-dependent receptor — protein MIQYLKIQYLKIQYLKQTFKKVAGDGDMHNKISIKFTSFIMLHILCSSPLFAEQNLATPPAAASHSAQDSKDNGVRKVNLGRSVIRAEHKDETYQSSNTINSQILESAPSGNGDIGSMLRILPNVQFDNAELRSNTPGEIDPAKISISGGLHYQNLFTIDGRDMNNDLNPAQNGSTWTSTTPGRSQGMAIDVSLLESINVQDSNVSATYGGFTGGVVEAFTRRANKPFGANISYQITQGNAQPGKFSMTHYHIYGNDASLDAFINASANGENQTNTPVFIKHLIRANLESQIDDKLGVIAAFATTQSFIPLRRSDNSYLNTTAYPIPEGIVQDSNGQAVQNQVRQIYNYFLKTHYDVDENLSFELTYTYAPDYNNRYLPGGKPDQSYDWVSGGHDVGFKTTWRNTLGKMTNTLGYSYLQNSTIAHGYEHTKEWRVSDAKNWSNWAGRAREGGYAPSESIQHTLSNKLIQDFKPLQDPLGIAHRFQVGFELGYQYARFGYTHDHFIARQTTTKLEANQTCPNLEWCDPSKTYFIKTSGTGANRTYTLEPWENGQYFYSAWLYRGSTTLDNTLLAAFAEDDMTLPLEYKGRDIGHINIRPGIRFDYDSYMDKLTTAPRLSLSYEAPWNELHHEFSTSMIAGANRYYGRNIFSYRLRADLNAMQTTIYRNDPNTDFYDVLAMGTTCPTGNAPVDNDLNGARRFNQNCIVTHLNAVKFNQLKVPYVDEFVIGFTQQLYDWSLVAKYIYRAGKDDIRYVRRDYANLPIDPSLTTHYFTFTNEGKSWSDVVTLTFTKNETIEFFNTKNYIFFAFDWTNVKRNFNDYSRAATANELQDADILYNGEVVAYSQRPASNFVRPYTLRLNTIHTFNVGKTKWLLNNFFRFRSAYDAITRIHIAGRQYTATRTPNPAYNPAHNNKDQYVPQRIREAFTWDMRLGFEVDVYKGNTLYTNIDIYNLLDAKNPTILNSNYAGTSSAPTLAYEVGRQFWVQVGYRY, from the coding sequence ATGATACAATACCTAAAGATACAATACCTAAAGATACAATACCTAAAGCAGACTTTCAAAAAAGTAGCTGGGGATGGGGATATGCACAATAAAATCTCCATAAAATTCACATCATTCATTATGCTTCATATTCTGTGTAGCTCTCCTCTCTTTGCAGAGCAAAATTTGGCAACTCCCCCTGCAGCAGCATCTCATAGCGCACAAGATTCTAAAGATAATGGAGTAAGGAAAGTGAATCTAGGGCGCTCTGTTATCCGCGCAGAGCATAAAGATGAGACCTACCAAAGCAGCAATACTATCAATTCACAGATATTAGAATCTGCTCCTAGTGGTAATGGCGATATTGGCTCAATGCTTAGAATCCTCCCTAACGTGCAGTTTGACAACGCAGAGCTTAGGAGCAATACACCCGGTGAGATTGACCCAGCAAAGATAAGCATAAGCGGGGGTTTGCATTATCAAAATCTTTTTACCATTGATGGACGCGATATGAATAACGACCTCAATCCCGCACAGAATGGCTCTACTTGGACTAGCACGACCCCGGGGCGAAGTCAGGGAATGGCTATTGATGTGAGCCTTTTAGAATCTATTAACGTGCAAGATTCTAATGTCTCTGCGACGTATGGGGGATTTACCGGTGGGGTGGTAGAGGCTTTCACAAGAAGGGCAAATAAGCCCTTTGGAGCAAACATCAGCTACCAAATCACGCAGGGTAATGCGCAGCCGGGTAAATTCTCTATGACACATTACCATATCTATGGGAATGATGCCTCGCTCGATGCCTTTATCAATGCCTCTGCTAATGGTGAAAATCAAACCAACACACCTGTGTTTATTAAACACCTCATTCGTGCCAATCTAGAATCTCAAATCGATGATAAACTTGGCGTTATCGCTGCCTTTGCAACGACACAGAGTTTTATCCCCTTACGTAGAAGTGATAATAGCTATCTTAATACTACGGCTTATCCTATCCCTGAAGGTATCGTGCAAGATTCTAATGGACAGGCGGTGCAAAATCAAGTGAGACAAATCTATAATTACTTTCTTAAAACCCATTATGATGTAGATGAAAATCTTAGCTTTGAGCTTACCTATACCTACGCGCCAGATTATAATAATCGCTATCTACCCGGAGGCAAACCCGACCAAAGCTATGATTGGGTAAGTGGTGGACACGATGTAGGCTTTAAAACCACGTGGAGAAATACCTTAGGCAAGATGACAAACACCTTAGGCTATTCATATTTGCAAAATTCTACTATCGCACACGGCTATGAGCATACTAAGGAATGGCGCGTTTCAGATGCGAAAAATTGGAGCAATTGGGCTGGACGTGCACGTGAGGGAGGCTATGCCCCAAGTGAATCTATCCAACACACACTAAGTAATAAACTCATTCAAGATTTTAAACCCCTGCAAGACCCACTTGGTATCGCGCATAGATTCCAAGTGGGATTTGAGCTGGGCTACCAATATGCAAGATTTGGCTATACGCACGATCATTTTATCGCTAGACAGACTACGACAAAGCTTGAGGCTAACCAAACTTGCCCAAACTTAGAATGGTGTGACCCATCAAAGACCTATTTTATAAAGACAAGTGGCACAGGAGCAAATCGAACCTACACGCTAGAACCTTGGGAAAATGGGCAGTATTTTTATTCCGCGTGGCTTTATCGTGGTAGCACCACACTTGATAATACGCTTTTAGCAGCATTTGCAGAAGATGATATGACACTCCCGCTAGAATACAAAGGCAGAGATATAGGGCATATCAATATCCGCCCGGGTATCCGCTTTGATTATGATAGTTATATGGATAAGCTTACTACCGCTCCAAGGCTTTCCCTTAGCTATGAAGCCCCGTGGAATGAGTTGCATCACGAATTTTCCACTTCTATGATCGCAGGGGCGAATCGCTACTATGGGCGCAATATCTTTAGCTATCGCTTAAGGGCGGATTTAAACGCTATGCAAACAACCATCTATCGCAATGACCCGAATACAGATTTCTATGATGTATTAGCAATGGGAACTACCTGTCCTACGGGAAATGCTCCTGTGGATAATGATTTAAATGGCGCAAGACGATTTAATCAAAATTGTATTGTTACTCATCTCAATGCTGTGAAGTTTAATCAACTTAAAGTGCCTTATGTGGATGAATTCGTCATAGGTTTCACACAGCAGCTTTATGACTGGAGCTTGGTAGCAAAATATATTTATCGTGCGGGTAAAGATGATATACGCTATGTGCGGAGAGACTATGCGAATCTACCAATCGACCCTAGCCTTACAACTCACTATTTTACCTTTACTAATGAGGGCAAAAGCTGGAGTGATGTGGTAACTCTCACTTTTACCAAGAATGAGACAATAGAGTTTTTTAACACGAAAAATTATATATTTTTTGCTTTTGATTGGACAAATGTAAAAAGAAACTTTAATGATTATAGTAGAGCCGCGACAGCTAATGAACTACAAGATGCAGATATTTTATATAATGGCGAGGTGGTAGCATATTCTCAACGACCAGCGAGTAATTTTGTGCGTCCTTATACGCTAAGGCTTAATACCATACATACCTTTAATGTAGGCAAGACAAAATGGCTTTTAAATAATTTCTTTCGATTTAGAAGTGCCTATGATGCCATAACTCGAATCCACATTGCAGGGAGGCAATACACAGCAACTCGCACTCCTAATCCTGCCTATAATCCCGCACATAACAACAAAGACCAATATGTCCCTCAACGCATTAGAGAGGCTTTTACTTGGGATATGCGATTAGGTTTTGAAGTAGATGTCTATAAGGGCAATACACTCTATACGAATATAGATATTTACAATCTCCTTGATGCGAAAAATCCAACGATTCTTAACTCAAACTATGCAGGGACTTCTAGCGCACCTACACTTGCCTATGAAGTAGGGAGGCAATTTTGGGTGCAAGTGGGGTATAGGTATTAA
- a CDS encoding mannose-1-phosphate guanylyltransferase/mannose-6-phosphate isomerase, with translation MTISILCGGSGTRLFPLSRELLPKQFASILPKNDTQDSTHSLFQETLLRNQFLVKSGGAFQIITNDNHYFIAQEQAHNSGIELKDFILETMSKNTAPALTFAALSVYESFCLNHLQDDVILALPADHLIKDIAKYQEAIAEAIALANKGFLVTFGIKPDCPHTGYGYIKAKNHIVEKFIEKPSLEEAQNYLKEGYYLWNSGMFCFRAEVFLKELKIYAPDVYESCKLTFEASKDSKVAHFMRLNPAMSENIPHISIDYALMEKSQKVACVSGAFSWSDVGSFESLSLEYPKDSTNNASRNDFITKDCTNNFVISDKVVVGIGLENLMIIDEGDCLLVAKKGYSQQVKDIVNMLKTSHPELTKVHRSAHRPWGSYTVLLESPTYKIKQIIVKPKGRLSLQKHYHRNEHWIIVSGSAYVTIGEHKKFLKANESTYIPMGEVHRLENPGVLPLVLIEVQMGEYLGEDDIVRLSDDYQRL, from the coding sequence ATGACTATCAGTATCCTCTGTGGCGGCTCTGGTACGAGACTTTTCCCCCTCTCCCGTGAGCTTTTGCCTAAACAATTCGCCTCCATTTTGCCTAAAAATGATACGCAAGATTCCACACATTCGCTTTTCCAAGAGACATTGTTGAGAAATCAATTCTTGGTAAAAAGTGGCGGGGCGTTTCAAATCATTACTAATGACAATCACTACTTCATCGCACAAGAACAAGCCCATAATAGCGGCATTGAGCTAAAAGATTTCATTTTAGAAACTATGAGTAAAAACACCGCTCCTGCCCTTACCTTCGCTGCTCTAAGTGTATATGAAAGCTTTTGCTTAAATCATCTACAAGATGATGTGATACTCGCCCTACCCGCTGACCATCTCATCAAAGACATAGCCAAATATCAAGAAGCCATTGCTGAAGCCATTGCTCTTGCAAACAAGGGCTTTTTGGTTACCTTTGGTATCAAGCCTGATTGCCCTCATACAGGCTATGGCTATATTAAGGCAAAAAACCATATCGTAGAAAAATTTATAGAGAAACCCTCTTTAGAGGAAGCGCAAAACTACCTTAAAGAGGGGTATTACCTGTGGAATAGTGGTATGTTTTGCTTTCGTGCGGAAGTGTTTTTAAAAGAGCTTAAAATATACGCACCCGATGTGTATGAATCTTGTAAGCTTACCTTTGAAGCCTCAAAAGATTCTAAAGTAGCACATTTTATGCGGTTAAATCCCGCTATGAGTGAGAATATCCCTCATATTAGCATTGATTATGCCCTGATGGAAAAAAGTCAAAAGGTTGCCTGTGTGAGCGGAGCATTTAGCTGGAGTGATGTAGGAAGCTTTGAATCTCTAAGTCTTGAATACCCTAAAGATAGCACAAACAACGCAAGTAGAAATGATTTTATCACTAAAGATTGCACGAATAATTTTGTCATTTCTGATAAGGTCGTAGTCGGCATTGGCTTAGAAAACTTGATGATTATTGATGAGGGTGATTGCCTGCTTGTGGCAAAAAAGGGCTATTCTCAACAAGTTAAAGACATTGTCAATATGCTCAAAACCTCGCACCCCGAACTCACCAAAGTGCATAGGAGCGCACATCGCCCTTGGGGAAGCTATACCGTGCTTTTAGAATCTCCTACCTACAAAATCAAGCAAATCATTGTCAAACCCAAAGGCAGGTTAAGCCTACAAAAGCACTATCATCGCAATGAGCATTGGATTATTGTGAGTGGCTCAGCGTATGTAACCATAGGAGAGCATAAAAAATTCCTGAAGGCTAATGAATCTACTTATATCCCTATGGGAGAGGTGCATCGCCTTGAGAATCCCGGTGTGCTACCGCTTGTGCTCATAGAAGTGCAAATGGGTGAGTATCTAGGTGAAGATGACATCGTGCGCTTAAGCGATGATTATCAGCGATTGTGA
- the serB gene encoding phosphoserine phosphatase SerB gives MKLVVFDFDSTLMNGETIDILAQAHNVSDEVSAITDRAMNGELDFYESLKARVAMLKGLSYQKALHIARNLPLNPGAKSCITSLKAQGYKVVCFSGGFHIATDYFADILGLDATFANILHYKDNVLTGEVGGEMMFSDSKGIMLQRLQHLLSITPENTIAIGDGANDRSMFVYADVRIAFCAKQILKDAANIIIDTQDLREILKSLHIPIKE, from the coding sequence ATGAAGCTTGTTGTGTTTGACTTTGATTCTACACTTATGAACGGAGAGACGATTGATATACTTGCACAGGCGCATAATGTAAGCGATGAAGTCTCTGCTATTACGGATAGAGCGATGAATGGGGAGCTAGACTTTTATGAGAGCTTAAAGGCTCGTGTGGCTATGCTAAAGGGTTTAAGCTACCAAAAAGCTCTACATATCGCGCGGAATCTCCCCCTTAATCCCGGCGCAAAGTCCTGTATCACATCGCTTAAGGCGCAAGGCTATAAGGTTGTGTGCTTTAGCGGTGGATTCCATATCGCTACGGATTATTTTGCTGATATTTTAGGGCTTGATGCAACATTTGCTAACATCTTGCACTATAAAGATAATGTCCTCACGGGCGAAGTAGGCGGGGAGATGATGTTTAGCGATTCTAAGGGCATTATGCTCCAACGATTGCAGCATCTGCTTTCTATCACGCCTGAAAACACCATTGCCATAGGCGATGGCGCAAATGATAGGAGTATGTTTGTCTATGCTGATGTACGTATCGCATTTTGCGCTAAGCAGATTCTTAAAGATGCGGCAAATATCATCATCGATACACAGGATTTGCGTGAAATCCTTAAATCCCTCCATATCCCTATAAAGGAGTAA
- a CDS encoding methylenetetrahydrofolate reductase yields MFGVEFLPQNLASDVALLDSMWKGAKRYLHKTLDFVLVPASPRKKASVEALLGAYMLRQRMPHIQFVPTLSGGGCVGEAGKIRLKAELLGVQYAGFDTIALIGGEDGGINGIELISLAREILGEKVRIISGSGTLTDKASRERLEKKLKAGADKIITQPLFSAQEAQVFLQHFESIAQSGGYEVEAFIGVFGIFHLESVRRINEANLGFKIPQAYIDAMVSGKQNEGDKHIGRSAFETLWQEICEVAQKHNASLYLSTPKHNDLRVYGKFKV; encoded by the coding sequence ATGTTTGGCGTTGAGTTTTTACCACAAAATCTAGCGAGTGATGTAGCTCTACTAGATTCTATGTGGAAGGGGGCAAAGCGGTATTTACATAAGACGCTAGATTTTGTGCTAGTCCCTGCAAGTCCTCGTAAAAAGGCAAGTGTAGAGGCGCTCTTAGGTGCATATATGCTAAGGCAGAGAATGCCTCATATACAATTTGTGCCTACATTAAGCGGAGGCGGCTGCGTGGGGGAAGCAGGTAAGATTCGCTTAAAGGCGGAGCTTTTGGGGGTGCAATATGCGGGATTTGACACAATAGCTCTTATCGGCGGCGAAGATGGGGGCATAAACGGCATAGAGCTTATCAGCCTTGCAAGAGAAATACTAGGGGAAAAAGTGCGTATCATCAGCGGTAGCGGAACTTTGACTGATAAGGCAAGCAGGGAAAGACTTGAAAAGAAGCTAAAAGCTGGTGCGGACAAAATCATCACGCAACCGCTTTTTAGCGCACAAGAGGCACAAGTTTTTTTGCAACATTTTGAATCTATCGCACAAAGCGGTGGATATGAGGTGGAAGCGTTTATAGGGGTATTTGGGATTTTTCATTTAGAGAGTGTAAGACGTATTAATGAAGCGAATCTGGGCTTTAAAATCCCTCAAGCATATATAGATGCTATGGTGAGTGGTAAACAAAATGAGGGAGATAAACATATCGGGCGAAGTGCTTTTGAAACGCTGTGGCAGGAGATATGCGAAGTAGCGCAGAAGCACAATGCTTCGTTATATCTTTCCACGCCAAAACATAATGACCTACGCGTTTATGGGAAATTTAAGGTTTAA
- a CDS encoding EI24 domain-containing protein, with protein MSMLHILRQSLADFLRPKILSLVCVPVICNILLVGSILYFCGASFYQYVLDLSPEWIANLSVNAALWARVLSFLYALSIYLFLGLCVGILTLLTSLFFALFYTPLLVKFVHKKDFSHIHLQPFGNLVSDMLVFFKDGGIFIALLIVCIPLYFIPLCGTLIPLILGFFFFKRRNFYDVGSCTMNKEQFESLQKFSAQNYLCALMAYLPSFIPFVSFFLMPLQILIIIRYALSYLEKPNNSPY; from the coding sequence ATGAGTATGCTACACATTCTTAGACAAAGCCTTGCGGATTTCTTGCGCCCGAAGATTCTATCTCTTGTGTGTGTGCCTGTGATATGCAATATTTTGCTTGTGGGCAGTATCTTGTATTTTTGTGGGGCAAGTTTTTATCAATATGTGCTAGATTTAAGCCCAGAGTGGATTGCAAATCTTAGTGTAAATGCGGCTCTTTGGGCACGGGTGCTGAGTTTTTTATATGCCTTAAGCATATATCTGTTTTTGGGCTTGTGTGTGGGGATTCTCACCTTGCTTACTAGTCTCTTTTTTGCCCTTTTTTATACGCCATTACTTGTAAAATTTGTGCATAAGAAAGATTTTTCTCATATCCATTTGCAGCCCTTTGGGAATCTTGTAAGCGATATGTTAGTTTTTTTCAAAGATGGGGGTATTTTTATAGCTTTGCTTATCGTGTGTATTCCTTTGTATTTTATCCCGTTGTGTGGCACTCTTATCCCTCTTATACTAGGATTTTTCTTTTTCAAAAGACGCAATTTCTATGATGTGGGAAGTTGCACGATGAATAAGGAGCAATTTGAGAGTTTGCAAAAATTTTCAGCACAAAATTATCTCTGTGCGCTTATGGCATATCTGCCTAGCTTCATTCCATTTGTAAGCTTTTTTCTTATGCCACTGCAGATTCTTATCATTATCCGCTATGCACTCTCCTACCTTGAGAAGCCAAATAATTCACCTTATTAG
- the flgK gene encoding flagellar hook-associated protein FlgK, translating into MGGILSSLNTSYTGLQAHQLMVDVTGNNIANASDEFYSRQRVLVRPERPLYYQDYNLGRGVSIETIQRIHDEFVFNRYRKAAEEAQYYDTHFTTLREASAFFPEVDGVGIYNDLEEYFNAWKDLAKNSTDPAQKQVLAKNAQVLSHNIQDTRARLVRLQQKVNEELEVTINEVNRLAKEIAHINGKLKEMEDQRELKQANELRDRRDELEFNLQTLIGANVFKNHLDSRASIHPKLADFDDEYVLNIGFGFNIVDGAMFHPIVLKKDDNHLNLNRVYFQGDDFKIVEITDKIVQGKAGSLISLYNSGADGTRVGKIQDYINQLDIFAKGFIEATNNIYSQSAAMQIRSDKIDVWSLNALVDSNYNIKTGSFDIVIYSAQGEEIGRKTIHIDETTTMNDVVRAINANTDDNKDNNALNDVDDYFRAYYDNGTREFNILAKNPSQGLYVAIQDNGTNFTGAFGLNKFFDGEDAHNITLHREYAKDATLIRPWLTPVNGNFDVANMMQQLQYEDVDFYTNKYDKQQMRISEYFQFLSGRVANQTEATQRTKETKDSVLSAVKKEHLAISQVSLDEEMVNLIKFQGGYAANAKVITTIDRMIETLLGIKQ; encoded by the coding sequence ATGGGTGGCATTCTCTCCTCTCTTAATACTTCTTATACGGGCTTACAGGCACATCAACTTATGGTTGATGTAACCGGTAATAATATCGCTAATGCAAGTGATGAATTTTATAGCCGCCAACGTGTGCTTGTCCGTCCTGAACGACCGCTTTACTATCAAGACTATAATCTTGGCAGAGGTGTGAGTATTGAAACCATACAGAGAATCCACGATGAATTTGTCTTTAACCGCTATCGCAAGGCTGCTGAAGAAGCCCAATATTATGATACACATTTTACTACCTTGCGTGAGGCTTCGGCATTTTTTCCTGAAGTTGATGGTGTAGGGATTTATAATGATTTAGAAGAGTATTTTAATGCGTGGAAAGATTTAGCGAAAAACTCCACAGATCCCGCACAAAAGCAGGTTTTAGCAAAAAATGCCCAAGTTTTAAGTCATAATATTCAAGACACACGAGCAAGGCTTGTAAGATTGCAGCAAAAGGTAAATGAAGAACTTGAGGTAACTATCAACGAAGTCAATCGTTTAGCCAAAGAAATTGCACATATTAATGGAAAATTAAAAGAAATGGAAGACCAACGTGAGCTAAAACAAGCCAATGAGTTACGCGATAGGCGCGATGAGCTAGAGTTTAATCTTCAAACGCTTATAGGTGCGAATGTGTTTAAAAATCACTTAGACTCTCGTGCATCTATCCACCCTAAACTAGCGGATTTTGATGATGAATATGTCTTAAATATCGGCTTTGGGTTTAATATTGTCGATGGCGCGATGTTCCATCCCATCGTCCTAAAAAAAGATGATAATCATCTCAATCTTAATCGTGTATATTTTCAGGGTGATGATTTTAAAATCGTTGAAATCACTGATAAAATCGTGCAAGGTAAGGCTGGCTCGCTTATTAGCCTCTATAATTCTGGGGCTGATGGCACACGTGTGGGGAAGATTCAAGATTATATCAATCAGCTTGATATTTTTGCAAAGGGCTTCATTGAGGCAACCAATAATATTTACTCTCAAAGTGCAGCTATGCAGATTCGCAGCGATAAGATTGATGTGTGGAGCTTGAATGCTCTTGTGGATAGTAATTATAATATTAAAACAGGGAGTTTTGATATTGTTATATACAGTGCACAAGGTGAGGAAATCGGGCGCAAAACAATCCATATTGATGAGACTACTACAATGAATGATGTTGTCCGTGCTATCAACGCAAATACTGATGATAATAAAGACAATAATGCCCTTAATGATGTTGATGACTACTTCCGCGCTTATTATGATAATGGCACAAGAGAATTTAATATCCTTGCTAAAAACCCTTCGCAAGGGCTTTATGTGGCTATCCAAGATAATGGCACGAATTTCACAGGAGCATTTGGTTTGAATAAGTTTTTTGATGGGGAAGATGCCCATAATATTACGCTTCATCGCGAATATGCTAAAGATGCTACCCTTATACGTCCGTGGCTCACACCGGTAAATGGGAACTTTGATGTGGCAAATATGATGCAGCAGCTTCAATATGAAGATGTAGATTTCTACACCAATAAATACGATAAGCAGCAGATGAGAATCTCTGAATATTTTCAATTCCTCTCTGGACGTGTAGCTAATCAAACCGAAGCTACCCAACGCACCAAAGAAACAAAAGATTCTGTGCTATCTGCTGTCAAAAAGGAGCATTTAGCTATATCGCAAGTGAGCCTTGATGAAGAGATGGTAAATCTCATCAAGTTTCAAGGTGGCTATGCGGCAAATGCAAAAGTGATTACTACCATTGATAGAATGATAGAAACCTTGCTAGGGATTAAGCAATAA
- a CDS encoding flagellar biosynthesis anti-sigma factor FlgM: MINGVNTGIQAANVLNREMFNKQNESNEIKAKEEAQLSKAEQIKEQIKNGEYKIDLRQTAQKMASNLLNL; encoded by the coding sequence ATGATAAATGGTGTGAATACAGGCATTCAAGCTGCAAATGTCCTCAATAGAGAAATGTTCAACAAACAAAATGAGAGCAACGAAATTAAAGCAAAAGAAGAAGCACAACTCTCAAAAGCAGAGCAAATCAAAGAGCAAATCAAAAATGGTGAATACAAAATTGATTTACGGCAAACTGCCCAAAAAATGGCATCAAATTTGCTTAACCTCTAA
- a CDS encoding peptidoglycan DD-metalloendopeptidase family protein yields MRKIFMLVSVWGSLCFGAVAHSQIWEVGYTFFAFFQKYNIPTSLYYNLSPKDRELTSEIYAGVTYYTLLDDDGSLIQALIPIGDGMQIHIFKRDGAYMLDFTPMIYFEQEQIVSLFVQKSPYQDLLDMTHDKGLVSEFLNAYKNSVNFRSILKNDRLAVIYDRKYRLGKPLKNANIKAAVVEVNKKPHYIFQYKNGRYYNKEGKEIQGFLLQTPVAGARISSRFSLGRKHPILGTIRPHYAVDYAAPTGTPVVAAADGVVIFAGKRGGYGNLIEIRHEGNLKTLYAHLNSFANGIRAGKSIKRGQMIGRVGSTGLSTGPHLHFGLYRNNVPINPLSSVKAVSKELQGKEKEAFLALTEHFMPHLQDALNKSVNAITLSEGNLPDKHSQINAESNTQNAPIQPTTPSSINKQ; encoded by the coding sequence ATGAGAAAAATTTTTATGTTAGTGAGCGTTTGGGGCAGCTTGTGTTTTGGAGCAGTGGCTCATTCTCAAATATGGGAGGTAGGCTATACATTTTTTGCATTTTTTCAAAAATACAATATTCCTACAAGTTTATATTATAACCTCTCTCCAAAAGATAGAGAACTAACTTCAGAAATTTATGCTGGAGTTACATACTACACGCTTTTAGATGATGATGGTTCTTTGATTCAGGCTCTTATTCCCATAGGCGATGGTATGCAGATTCACATCTTTAAACGCGATGGGGCATATATGCTTGATTTTACGCCTATGATTTATTTTGAACAAGAGCAGATAGTAAGCCTCTTTGTTCAAAAATCCCCCTACCAAGATTTACTTGATATGACGCACGATAAGGGCTTGGTGAGCGAATTTTTGAACGCTTATAAAAATAGTGTGAATTTTCGTAGTATTTTAAAAAACGATAGATTAGCAGTGATTTATGATCGTAAATATCGTTTAGGCAAGCCACTTAAAAATGCGAATATCAAAGCGGCTGTAGTAGAAGTAAATAAAAAACCTCATTACATTTTTCAATATAAGAATGGACGCTATTACAATAAGGAAGGTAAGGAGATTCAGGGATTCTTGCTCCAAACGCCTGTAGCAGGGGCGAGAATAAGCTCAAGATTTTCACTTGGGAGGAAACACCCTATACTTGGCACAATCCGCCCACATTATGCGGTGGATTATGCTGCACCTACGGGGACTCCTGTTGTAGCAGCCGCCGATGGAGTAGTCATCTTTGCGGGCAAAAGAGGAGGTTATGGGAATCTTATTGAGATTCGCCACGAGGGTAACCTTAAAACACTTTACGCACATTTAAATTCTTTTGCAAATGGAATAAGGGCTGGTAAAAGCATCAAACGTGGGCAAATGATAGGACGTGTGGGCAGCACAGGGCTAAGCACAGGACCACATTTGCATTTTGGCCTGTATCGTAATAATGTGCCTATTAATCCCCTATCAAGCGTAAAAGCAGTAAGTAAAGAGCTGCAAGGCAAAGAGAAAGAAGCTTTTCTAGCACTCACAGAGCATTTTATGCCGCATTTGCAAGATGCACTCAATAAAAGTGTAAATGCTATTACATTAAGTGAAGGAAATTTGCCCGATAAGCATTCGCAAATAAATGCAGAATCTAACACACAAAATGCTCCTATACAGCCAACCACTCCATCATCAATCAATAAACAATGA
- a CDS encoding NUDIX hydrolase: MKTLSHISDIHFCECVDSIYIKPHRMRYRENGINRCWDFIQSLDSVAIVIYHKEADSLLFVKQFRPTVFAKTLHNDTSLAHISQESLALGYTYELCAGLVDKQGKSLMQIAQEEIQEECGYKADSLEHIATFATAVGHSGAKQTLFYTCISEQDKINEGGGVDGEVIESVLVKVSDVESILYDEKIVKTPGLGFGVLWFLRHYERLKQEAMK; encoded by the coding sequence ATGAAAACACTCTCACATATCAGCGATATACATTTTTGTGAATGCGTGGATTCTATATATATCAAGCCCCACCGTATGCGCTATCGTGAAAATGGCATAAATCGCTGCTGGGATTTTATACAGAGCCTAGATTCTGTGGCGATTGTGATTTATCACAAAGAGGCAGATAGCCTACTTTTTGTCAAGCAATTCCGCCCTACAGTCTTTGCAAAAACATTGCATAATGATACATCTTTAGCCCATATAAGCCAAGAATCTCTAGCCTTAGGCTATACGTATGAGCTATGTGCTGGACTTGTCGATAAGCAGGGCAAAAGCCTTATGCAAATCGCACAAGAAGAGATACAGGAGGAATGCGGCTATAAGGCAGATTCATTAGAGCATATTGCGACTTTTGCCACTGCTGTGGGGCATAGTGGAGCAAAGCAAACATTATTCTATACTTGTATTAGTGAGCAGGATAAAATAAATGAGGGTGGAGGCGTTGATGGCGAAGTAATAGAATCTGTGTTAGTTAAGGTAAGTGATGTAGAATCTATTTTATATGATGAAAAAATTGTCAAAACGCCCGGTTTAGGATTTGGAGTGCTGTGGTTTTTACGCCATTATGAACGACTTAAACAAGAAGCAATGAAATAA